A window of Phragmites australis chromosome 15, lpPhrAust1.1, whole genome shotgun sequence genomic DNA:
GGATTGTAGGGGCTTAGAATCATTCACAGCCTAGTGCTAACTGTTTAGTTTCCTGCATGCAAAGTGATTAAGGCCAGCTGCATGCATGCCCCCTTTAGAGAAGGGATCCGGATCGAAGTCACGAGGGAACAGTAAATTGTGAGTAGATAAACAGTTCCCTGGCGCAAAAGTACTGTATTAACGGTTCCGTTAATTTACTGTATCGCTTTTACTGTTCCCGTTACACTGTAGCAGTGCATTTAGTCTATCCATCCACGATCCAACGGTCCACGGAGGTTTGAAGTCATCTGACTTCATTCGTcggtgaagtcagaggatccgaTTCCTTAGAGAAGGTGGCTTATGCTTTATGCTGCATGCACTGGTTATGTGATCTCCTAGGATGTATGGATATGGAAAAACACCATCTTCATGCATGCcaaattctctctctctctctctctctctctctctctctctctctcatacaaCACATGAGGCCGCTACTACTTAAATTTGCCAAGAAATCTCTCTTGTTCATAACAAATGAGTACGTACTATCCGAAAAAAAGGTTTTTTAGGTAAGATAAAAATGCTAAAGCACACCTTTAATCCATTTATCAGAGGAGCTACATATTCAAGTACTGAACAATACACATATATCTTGGggaaattaaaaaaagattCATTTCCAAGGTTAATTTGCATTAAACTGAAACTATATATAATTGGTTGTGGTGCTGTATACTGTAGCCCTATAAAGTTTTACATCGATATGCCACAAATTAAGGAAGAACCTTCGACGCTAACTAATGTGTCAATGTCTAAATTTTCTGTAGCTCGTGCCGACCAACCTAGCTAGCTGCAATGGAGATGTACTATACTCCATGAAAGCATCGTGTAACTAATAATAGTTAAGTGCAAATTTACGTGGCGCTTAATTTCTAATGGGTTAACTGAATTTCTGACGAAATAGGTCATCATGAGCAAGCGACCAATCCGGATTGATCGATCTTGTTCTACAGCAAGATCGAATACAGCATGTGCCAACACTTTGCTTCAGCTATGCATGAATGTTttttatacatgtatgtataccTCACTTATAGGAAAGatggaagaaaaaaattcatCAAATTGGTAGCCTTGCACGGCCCTCATCAATTCTCTGTGTAGAGCATTTTGGAATATTAAAGATGCCAGCAAGCATGATGAGTGTCCAAAAGGATATATGAGTACGGTGAAACCAGTTACTACCTCCGTTTCTTAATGGATTAGGAATAGTAGAACTTGAAGATGATGTGAGAAAGATTAACTATTAAGATACAATTAAAAATTTTATTTCAAGAAATACTATACAGATGATGCTGTGTAGTAAAAGTTAGAGTAAAATTCAAAAATCTAtaagtattttgacatatgttacagaaaactacaacttcttATGTTCATTTCAAAAATTtacaactattttaacacaTGTTGCAAAAATTACAACTTTCTCACGTGAATCCACATGTCATCCTCTATAGTATGTAATATGAGAATTAATTGTGAGCCCACCTATTGCCAAAGGATGACAGGTGGGCTCACgatgaaaaaattatagtttttttaatatgtgTTAAATTAGTTGTATGTTTTTTAAATGAGCAatagaagttgtagttttttataatatgtatcaaaatagttgtagtttttgaaatttactctagAAGCTATCATGCTTTGACATTTTTAAAATAGGAAATGCTTTGCCTACATTCTTTTGAGTAACACAGTCAACAAACTTTGGTAGCGGTCCCGCTATGTGATGCACCTATATAGATGAGAGGAAGCCAGCACCTCATGGGTTATCGATACTGTGAGGTTTAGCTTCTCCCATACATGTATACACGATCTACCCGATCATGAGAGATGTCGTAGCGGAGCGAAGGTCACCGCCACTTCGTCCACGACTATACGCAGGCGATCACCACTTCACTGCCGCTTATGTCAATGCATTCTACACCGAGGGTCTGCACGACACTATGCTAGACGAACTGAACCCTAGCACAGGGCCTCCAAATTCTCAGTGGATGACGACATAGGTGGCACGTAGTAGCTGGTATACGCTATATCCGTCATCGTTGCTGCTGTCACGGTCGCTGTCGCTATCGCCCTGTGAAAAATTTatcgccaaaaaaaaatcgataaaccCGATAATCCTGTTTATCGGCGAGGCCCGGTAAATTTACTTATCGGCCAAAAATTTCGGTAGTTTTTGAATTTGGCGTATTTTATTCCTGGATCCAACACGCCAGCAACAAAACGTCAGCCCGCAGGCCGCCAAACTACCCCTCCAATTCTAATTcatttatgtgttatttttaTATCAAATAATTTGGATGTAATCTATGTGATTTTGTAGATAAATTGAGCTCtcttttttcaaattttgtccaAAAATTTTTGTGTATCGCCGATAGAATTCCGATAAATCCGATAATCCTATTTATCGCTAACCTCAGATTTAatggttttcttcttctttgtaacCGGGTAGTAGCTCTATTGCCGACTCATATTACTACCTTCCTCCACAATGACAAAGTCGGCAATAGCGACCTTTTATTACCGACGTTTCCTTCTCATCGTGGACGCCCTAACAGTACTGGAACCATGCTTATAGCGGCAGTGAGCTGGACACTGTGGCTCACTCGCAACGATGCAGTGTTTAGAGATATTGTGATTTCATCTCCATGTTGCTGCAGCTTACAGGATGTTGTCGTTTGTGCAGCGATGGAAGTTGCTTAGTAGGAGCCAAAAGCCTTTGGTCCATTCCTTCTAGCTTCTTGCGTCGCTCAGCTCCAATATAAATTGTTTAGCAGCAGAAATCATCATTGTCTTGCttcaaaaattcagaaaaaataacCAAAACTGAGAGGAGAGATTATTTGCAAAAAACTTCAGAATTGCGATTTTCATTATTGATGGTCACATCACCATGTCGATCGACTGAATTGACGAGGCGCTCCTAATCTCTAGAGGGGCTTTGGCTTTGGCTTTGCTAGCAGTGGTCCCCAACTCACAAGGGCAGGGGCAGCAGGATCAATAGCACAGTTAACCCCATGCATACAGATCATCAAAGACATGAGCCATGCATACAGATCATCCAAGAGCAAATTCTCTTGGCTTCTCCAGAGATCATGCGTTTGACATTTCTGTATACCAGTTAATAATAAGTACCAAATATGAGAAAGACCCCAACTTTGATCATTCAACTGAACCAAAACAAAGTTCAGCATTACACCTTCGCAAGTTCAGGACAGAGGTCCAATCTGGTATCCGACATATGGCTATCTCTTCACAGAAGAGAGCGATGGTAAATGTATCAAGCATCGCAAAATGACAGGAGTGAAGATGACACGCGTGGCAAATCTTACTCACAAAGCAAGCAACCACATCCAATCACAGTTTACCATCTGGATCAACAAATGACAGAGCTCAACACATACATCAGGCATGCATATATAGAGATAATCAAACAACAAGTCATCTTGACTTGGCTTCTCCATATACCTGCATGAGTTAAGTAGGCATATATGTGAAACCCCAACTTGATCATTGAACTGAATAAAAAAGGCTCAAAGCAAAGTTGATCATCACAATTTCTCTACTTCTTGAACAGAGtgatagtatatatatatatcaagcATTGCAAGACAAAAATAGCATGAATGAAGAACACCTAATGACCTAAAACATATATAGTCTTCAGTAAGAAATGCAAAGCAAGtctcaacaaataaacataagGAGATTTCCAGAAACGGTGCAACGATGGAATCGAGCTCTGCCAACACCCGAACTCATGATCATCAGTGCCAGAGATCAAAGCAAGTAGAACTCTTCGagcccgtcgtcgtcgtcctgaTCAATCCCATAGTCCTCCTGATCATACCAATCATCTTGTCCATGCACATCGTCCTCCCCGTGGTCGAACACCGCATCGCTGTGGCCAAGGTACTGGAATGCTTGATAGTCACCATCAACCTCTTCCTCGACATTGGCAGTGGCCACCCCGTCGACGACGAACTCTTCAGACCCATCCCTATTGTTGTCAGCAGTGAGAATTCCGATCTCAGTGTACTCCTTGTTGCCTTCCTCATCGTGGACGTCCACACTGAGCATTCCGATGCCGGTGTACCCCGTGTAGtcgtcctcatcctcctgaTCATCCCCATTGCCGTTGACGTCATCGACACCGAGAGGTCCAGCCCCGACGTAGTAGTTCACACCATCatcctcgtcttcctcctcgtccGTGAACACTCCGAACCTGACGTGCTCGAACCCATCCGAAGAGAAGTCATCGTCGTCTGAATCTGAAGCGTAAGCTCGAATGGGCAGACCATGGGTAGCAGTGTCGCCCACGTCACCGTCGTAGTCCGTCTCGGCGTCCGTGTCCGATCTAGTGATGCTGGCGCGAGTGTCCACgaccttgctgctgctgttggccGCGTTGACACCCACGGCTGCCACTCCACAGAACGCCCGAGGAGAGCACTCGACGCGAGGCACCGTGCAGAACGCCTGAGGAGAAGGCACCGCATAGTTGACCGCTGGAGCGCGCGCGGCGGGAGGAGCCGGGCGCTGGCGGACGAGGACGGGAGCGCGCTGGGCGGGAGGCGCCTCGCGGACGAGCTGGGGCTGGCGACCGGCCGCGCCGGCAGGGCAGAGGTGGACGCCGAGGCGGAAGGCGAGGTAGGCGTCGACGCAGGCGTACTCGACCTGCTCCATCGAGAGGCGGGGCACGTGCCAGGCGCTCATGGCGACGTCCCAGGGCTTCTCGATCCCGGGGTACCCGAGGAATCGATCGGCCATCTCCTCCATCGAGGCGTTCCCGATGCCAGCCATGGCGCGCAGCTCGCGCCCGGACGCGACGTGGATGCCGTAGTGGACCCACAGCATGCGGCGGTCGTTGGCGGACCCCGAGCCGACGAAGGCGACCCGCGGGTCGGCGAGGAAGCGTCGCAGAGTCTCCGGGATGGCGTCGGCCTGGGCGATGTGGAAGACGAGGCAGCGGTGGCCGACGCAGAGCTGCAGGGTGGCGGGAGGTGGGGGTGCGCCATGGAGGGGCCGTCGGGTCGGGGTCCACTGGACGCCGAGGCCGACGAcgaggcggccgcggcggaggaggccAGCGTGGAGCCAGCGGGTGGTGGTGACCCAGCGGCGCGCGTCGGCGGGGCGTGCAGTGGCGAGGGCGGCGAAGCGGTGGTTGGCGAGGCGGACGGTGTAGGCGTCGTGCGTGGGCGTGGAGCGGCggaggcggatggagacggggGTGGCGGCGTCCATAGCGGGCGGGGGTTGGGGTTTAGATGGGATGagggaaggaaagaaaaaaagggttTTTTGGACTATCACAGCCCAAGGATGGTTGCCCTTTATATCTCTCTCCTCGCATCACATTGGAATAATTGGATTGGATCATCGACGGCAACCATGTCGGTTTGCAGTCACTACATTGATGACGAACTTTAATTTAGGTATTGGTCAACACCGTTTAGAAAAGGAGAATTTCAAATCTTATAGTGATTATATTACTCTTGTCGAGAGATTGTCTCTGACAATAAATC
This region includes:
- the LOC133892302 gene encoding uncharacterized protein LOC133892302, producing the protein MDAATPVSIRLRRSTPTHDAYTVRLANHRFAALATARPADARRWVTTTRWLHAGLLRRGRLVVGLGVQWTPTRRPLHGAPPPPATLQLCVGHRCLVFHIAQADAIPETLRRFLADPRVAFVGSGSANDRRMLWVHYGIHVASGRELRAMAGIGNASMEEMADRFLGYPGIEKPWDVAMSAWHVPRLSMEQVEYACVDAYLAFRLGVHLCPAGAAGRQPQLVREAPPAQRAPVLVRQRPAPPAARAPAVNYAVPSPQAFCTVPRVECSPRAFCGVAAVGVNAANSSSKVVDTRASITRSDTDAETDYDGDVGDTATHGLPIRAYASDSDDDDFSSDGFEHVRFGVFTDEEEDEDDGVNYYVGAGPLGVDDVNGNGDDQEDEDDYTGYTGIGMLSVDVHDEEGNKEYTEIGILTADNNRDGSEEFVVDGVATANVEEEVDGDYQAFQYLGHSDAVFDHGEDDVHGQDDWYDQEDYGIDQDDDDGLEEFYLL